From the genome of Excalfactoria chinensis isolate bCotChi1 chromosome 14, bCotChi1.hap2, whole genome shotgun sequence, one region includes:
- the ATP6V0C gene encoding V-type proton ATPase 16 kDa proteolipid subunit c, with translation MSSGSTPEYASFFAVMGASAAMVFSALGAAYGTAKSGTGIAAMSVMRPELIMKSIIPVVMAGIIAIYGLVVAVLIANALSPTITLFKSFLQLGAGLSVGLSGLAAGFAIGIVGDAGVRGTAQQPRLFVGMILILIFAEVLGLYGLIVALILSTK, from the exons aTGTCGTCCGGCAGCACCCCCGAGTACGCCTCCTTCTTCGCCGTGATGGGCGCCTCGGCCGCCATGGTCTTCAGCG CCTTGGGAGCCGCTTATGGAACTGCGAAGAGTGGCACGGGTATTGCAGCCATGTCTGTCATGAGGCCTGAGCTCATCATGAAGTCAATTATTCCTGTGGTCATGGCGGGTATTATAGCTATCTATGGCCTCGTAGTGGCGGTCCTCATTGCCAATGCTCTTTCACCGACTATCACACTATTCAA GAGCTTTCTTCAGCTGGGTGCTGGCTTGAGCGTGGGCCTCAGCGGTCTGGCTGCTGGCTTTGCCATTGGCATCGTGGGCGATGCAGGCGTACGGGGAACAGCGCAGCAGCCCAGGTTATTTGTGGGCATGATCCTCATCTTGATCTTCGCTGAAGTCTTGGGTCTGTACGGCCTCATTGTCGCCCTTATCCTCTCCACAAAGTAA
- the AMDHD2 gene encoding N-acetylglucosamine-6-phosphate deacetylase — translation MPSNKSVSDAPIARFSNCRILRGGRLQREDLWVRDGEILNPEKLFFDEKGSADIRLDCQGCILAPGFIDVQINGGFGVDFSLATDDFRSGIELVGQKILSHGVTSFCPTLVTSPPSVYHQILPQIDVRNGGAHGAGILGAHLEGPFISKEKKGAHPEHCIRTFEENAFQDLLATYGSLDGVRIVTLAPEIKRSSEVIRELTKRHICVSLGHSVANLSQAEEAVQHGATFITHLFNAMLPFHHRDPGIVGLLTSDKIPAGRRVFYGMISDGIHTNPAALRIAHRAHPKGMVLVTDAMAGMGLAPGRHTLGQQVVEIDGLNTYIAGTKTLSGSVATMDTCVRHFLEATGCSVETALEAASLHPAQLLGIEDRKGTLNYDSDADFLILDDSLHVQATYIAGKEVWRREALGM, via the exons ATGCCGTCCAACAAATCGGTGTCGGACGCTCCCATCGCGCGGTTCTCCAACTGCCGCATCCTGCGGGGCGGCCGCCTGCAGCG GGAGGACCTGTGGGTGCGGGACGGCGAGATCCTCAACCCCGAGAAACTCTTCTTCGACGAGAAGGGCTCCGCCGACATCCGGCTGGACTGTCAGGGCTGCATCCTCGCCCCGGGCTTCATCGACGTGCAGATCAACG GAGGCTTTGGGGTGGATTTCTCCCTGGCTACAGATGACTTCAGATCAGGGATTGAGCTGGTCGGTCAGAAGATACTCTCCCATGGAGTGACCTCCTTCTGTCCCACCCTGGTGACATCCCCTCCATCCGTGTACCACCAG ATTCTTCCCCAGATCGATGTAAGAAATGGTGGAGCTCACGGAGCTGGTATCCTGG GAGCTCACCTGGAAGGGCCATTCatcagcaaggagaaaaaggggGCACACCCGGAGCACTGCATCCGCACCTTCGAGGAAAATGCCTTCCAGGACTTGCTTGCCACCTACGGGTCCCTGGATGGCGTCCGGATCGTCACCCTGGCCCCAGAGATAAAGAGGAGCAGTGAAGTGATCCGGGAACTCACCAAGCGACACATCTGTGTCTCACTCG GTCACTCGGTAGCTAATCTCTCTCAGGCTGAGGAGGCTGTGCAGCACGGTGCTACCTTCATCACTCACCTCTTCAATGCCATGTTGCCG TTCCACCATCGTGACCCTGGGATCGTGGGGCTGCTGACAAGTGATAAGATTCCTGCTGGGCGGAGGGTCTTCTACGGCATGATCTCAGATGGCATCCACACCAACCCTGCTGCCCTGCGCATCGCCCATCGAGCCCATCCCAAAG GCATGGTGCTGGTGACGGATGCTATGGCTGGCATGGGGCTGGCACCAGGTCGGCATACACTGGGCCAGCAGGTGGTGGAGATCGATGGGCTGAACACCTACATTGCAG GCACAAAGACCCTGAGCGGCAGTGTGGCAACCATGGACACGTGTGTGCGACACTTCCTGGAAgccacag GGTGCTCAGTAGAGACTGCACTGgaggcagcatctctgcatCCTGCCCAGCTCTTGGGGATTGAAGACAGGAAGGGTACCCTGAATTATGATTCTGATGCAG ATTTCCTGATACTGGATGATAGCCTGCATGTGCAAGCCACGTACATTGCGGGCAAGGAAGTCTGGAGACGGGAAGCCTTAGGCATGTGA